TAGCTCGACTACTGCAAACGGAATTCCCGAACATACCCACAATGATAATTGAAGCTTATCCATCATTAAATGACTTACAAGTTCCGCAGACAGTTGACTGGATTGGTTTTGACCGTTACTTCGTTGAAAACCCGAATACCAACTTTGAATTTCAACAAGATTGGAATACGCTACAATCAAAAATTTCTGACCCGAATCAAAAGATTATGATTATTCTAGATAGTCATTATATAAACTGGGCACACGGAGACTTTGGAGGGATAGAATTGACCCAAATGGATGACGTGGCTGAGAACTATTACGAATTAGCCAAAAGTGATGAAAAAGTCATTGGCATTCTAGGATACTTTTGGCCAAACGGATTTGATATTTCAGAATCTATTGGAGCTAGAGGAATGCCCCAAAACGTAAAAACGGAATATCAAAGAATTGGAAGAGAAATAACTGGGAAAAATAACTAGCCACAAAAACGTGCATAGCTCATTGCAATGAATTCCTAATCGGAATTCATTGCAATTTGCTATCTTTCGGTTACGTCGGAAAATCATAGCTGATTTTCCGCAACGAGCAATACACAAACACGTTACCAGAAACCACTAACCAATGATAAAATTCTTTAGAAAAATTAGACAAAACTTACTTTCAGAGGGAAAAACTGGAAAGTATTTTAAATATGCTCTTGGAGAGATTGTACTAGTCGTAATTGGTATTTTGATTGCGCTATCAATTAGTAATTGGAATGAGAATCGTAAACTTAATGATACAATCAAAGGAATTTATTCAATTATACAAAGTGATTTATTATCTGATATTGAAACCATTGATAAAGTACTTGTTGGTAGCAAGTCTCGAGATAGTTTATTCAAACGAGTCATTAATAAGGAAATGACCTATGATGATTATTTAAAATGTAACAGTTGTATTAGAACTCTTGGTGGCTTCCCAGACATAAAACTAAAAACGAAAGGATTAAAATTATTAGAGCAAAATAGCACAGTTCTTAATTCCTATCAAGATAGTCTTTCAATAGAGATTAATAATTTTTATTCATTCTTTAACATTGAAATTGATGTAGCTTTACAAGAAGTAATTATAGATTTCAAAGAAAATCGCAGCTATTTTAAAAACAATATGACTTGGTTTGAAGATTATGAAAAAGTTGTATTTAATGAAGACTTTGTAAAATATGCACTTTCATCTATTGATTATAGAAATAGAGTAATTTCATTTTATGGACTGTATTTCAATGGATACTTAGGTCATTTAAAACAATATAAAGAAGAGGCTCTTCAACTTGTTGAGAATATCGATAAAGAAATTAAATAACGAAAGCGCAACAACGCATATAATACGGCGGTCACATTGCTAAGTGAATTGGATTTCCGACAATTAATCGTAGATTAGTCCATCGGATAAAATCGATAGGCGGCGCCACTGCCCTGCCGAAGCTATAGCCAGATGCTACGCCACGTTGCTACTCCGCATTTAAACATAGCTGAATCAGCCACTTATTACCCACCGTATCATATGCAAAACCGCTGTGCTTCATTACCAGAAACCACTACCAATGATAAAATTCTTTAGAAAAATTCGTCAAAATTTAGTTGTTGAGAACAAATTCAGTAAATATTTGATTTATGCAATTGGTGAAATAATTCTTGTGGTTATCGGAATTTTGATTGCATTGCAATTGAATAATTATAATGATGCCTTAAATGAAAATGATTTTGAACGAAAGGCACTTCTTAATCTTAAACTGGATTTTGAGTACAATCAATCAGAATTAA
This Rasiella rasia DNA region includes the following protein-coding sequences:
- a CDS encoding DUF6090 family protein, encoding MIKFFRKIRQNLLSEGKTGKYFKYALGEIVLVVIGILIALSISNWNENRKLNDTIKGIYSIIQSDLLSDIETIDKVLVGSKSRDSLFKRVINKEMTYDDYLKCNSCIRTLGGFPDIKLKTKGLKLLEQNSTVLNSYQDSLSIEINNFYSFFNIEIDVALQEVIIDFKENRSYFKNNMTWFEDYEKVVFNEDFVKYALSSIDYRNRVISFYGLYFNGYLGHLKQYKEEALQLVENIDKEIK